TTGCGGAAGATCGACTCGATGTAGCGGCTGAACAGGCCCATGTACTTGAAGTAGTCGTGCGGCCGCTTGGTGTAGACCGACGCATACTCCTTCACGTCGCCGCCGGTGCAGAACGCCTTCTCCCCGGCGCCGGTGTACACGATCACCCCCACCTGGTCGTCCTGCGATGCGTCGTCGAACGCGCGGATCAACTCCCGCAGCGTGTCGGTGGTGTACGCGTTGTACGCCTCGGGGCGGTTGATCGTGATCCGGGCAACGAAGTCCTTCTTGTCGTAGAGAATGTCCTTGAAGTCCAGGCTGCGAGGCGACTTCGAGGTGAAATAGTCGATCAGCGAGGTCATGGGTTGGCTCTGGTTGATGTCATGCCGGCCGCTCAGCGGATATCCACTTTCACGACGACCGCCGCCGCCGAATCGCCGGCGGCGCATCCGGTGAACAGGCCGTATCCTCCACCCTGCGTCACCAGGTCCTCCACGAGTTCGATGATCGCGCGCAGCCCGGTCGGGCCCTGGGGATGCCCCCAGACCAGCGAGGATCCGAAACGGTTCATCTTCTCGGGGTCGAGCTGCAGCGAGCGCGCCAGCAGGACGTCGTTCACCGCGAACGGATTGTGGGTCGTGGTGCTCGCGAGTTGGCCGGCGGCGATCCCCGCCCGGGCCAGCGCCGTCTGCGCGGCCGGCACGATGGCCATCGGCATGAACCCCGGTTTCACGCGGGCCTGGCCGAACGAGAGCAGCCGCACCTCCACGTGTTCGTCGCGCGACAGGGCGCGCGCGCGATCCCGGTTCCCGGTGAGCACCATCCCGGCGCTACCGTCGGCCGGGTGCGTCTGGGTGCCGAACGTGACGCTGCCGCCCTCGGTGACCGGCCGCAATGCGGCCAGCCCGGCCGCCGTGGTCGGGAATACGCCTTCGTCGCCGGTGACCGTGGCCACGACCTTCTTCCCGCGCTTCACCTCGACGGGCCGCACCATGAACCGGCCGAGAAACGCGCCGTCGTCGGCCAGCGCGCGGGCGTACTGCGCGTAGCGCAACAGCGTCATCTCTTCCTGCGCCTGGCGCGTGATCGCGCTCTCGCGGGCGACGTTCTCGGCCGTCTGCAGCATCGAGTTCTTGGCGTACGGATCGTGGCCGAAGCTGTCGAGCACCAGATCCTCGTGCTCGCCGGTGCCGCCGGCGCCGCCGGGATTGGGGTAATACACGTGCGGCCCGTTGCTCGTCCGGTCCACGGCTGCGGCCAGGTACACGTTGGCGCTCCCTGAGGTCAGCTCCTGCGCGCCCTCCACCACGCACCGCGCCGACGTGGCGCACGCCTGATTGATGGTCGGACCACTGATGTGGCCGAGCCCGGCGAGACCCGCGAACCACGGCGCGCCGTAGAAGGAGCCCTTGCTGGCCACGGTCGTGCCGAGGCTCATGCCGTCGATGTCGCTCGCCGCGATGCCGCGCTCGTCGAGCGCCCGCCGCGCCAACTCGGCAGCGAGCGGGATCGGCGCCAGGGTGGCGAACGAACCCTGCCAGGCACAGAACGGCGACGACCAGTAGGCGCCGTAGGGGATGTATACCGTCTCGAACTGCACGTTGCTCATCGTTTGCGCACTCCATTCAGGATCAGGTCGATCATCTCCTCACCGATCTCCTCCACCGTCCCGTACCGGGCCGGGTCGTACCACATGAAGATCCAGTTCAGCATGCCGAACGCGAACAATGCCGCGTGCCGGCTGCGGCGCGATGTGGCGTCGCCGGCCTCTCCCATCAACGCGCTGACCACGGCGGTGAAGAGATGGTAGTACCGCCGGCGCAGCGACTCCGTGGTCTCGTAGCGCTCCCCCTGCAGCGACGCGAGTTCGTACGTGCACACCTTGAGCTCGTTCGGATGACTGGTGAAGAACGCGAGATGCCCGATCACGAGCCGTCGTAACCGCTCTTCCGGCGTGCCGGGCTGCGACGCCCGCTCTTCCTGCGCCGCGAGCAGCGCAGCGAACGTCCGATACTGGATCTGGTAGAGCAGTTCCTCTTTGGAGTCGAAATAGTGGTAGAGGCCGGCGAGGCTCACACCCAGCGCGCGGCTCACATCGCGCATGGACGTCGCCTCGAATCCCTTGTCGGCGATCAGCGCCGCTGCCGTTTCGAGCAGCGTTTCCAACTTCTGCTGCGTCGCGGCCCGGGGCCCTCGACGCCGAGGCGCGGTGGACGTGTCGTCGCTGCTGTTCGGATTCATCGGCTCCGTGCTCCAAGGGCTGGCCCGGCGTCGGATGCCGGCGCGCGCGCCGCGGCCGGTGACGTCGCGCGCTGCTTGAGTCCATGCAGGATCTTCTCGGCCGTGATCGGCAGCTCGGTCACGCGCACGCCGCAGGCGTCGTAGATGGCGTTGGCGATGGCGCCGAGCATGGGGAGCAACGAGCCCTCGCCGATTTCCTTGGCGCCGAACGGGCCGCGCGGTTCGTAGCTCTCCACGGCCACCGAACGCATCTGGGGGGCGTCGCAGATCGTGGGGATCAGGTAGTCGTGCAGATTGGGATTCACGAGACGCCCGCCCGCGCCGACGACCGTATCCTCCATCAACGTTTCGCCGAGCCCCATGATGATGGAGCCCTCCACCTGCCCGTGGAACGTGAGGGGATTGATGACCGTGCCCGCATCGCTGAAGTCCGTGACCCGGTCAACGCTCACAAACCCGGTCTCGAGATCGACCGTGACCTCGGCGATCGCCGTCGAGAAGCTGTATGCGGGCGACGTGCCCACCGCGCTCCCCTTGAACCCGCCCCCGAGATCCTTGGGCGGTTGGTAGGAGCCGGTGCCGACGATCGGGCCGTGCTTGGCAAACGCCAGCCGGGCGGCCGCCGCCCAATCCATGCCCACGGTGGGGAACTGCGCCACGAATACGCGGCCGCTGCGCGCCACCAGGCTGCCCACGTCGCACGCCAGGGCCCGCGCCGCCGCCTCGAGCACCTGCCGCTTCACCACGAGCGCCGCCTCGCGCACCGCGTTGCCCCCCATCAGCGTCACGCGGCTGGAATACGAGCCCAGATCCAGCGGGCTCAGCGTCGAATCGCACTCCGCCATCCATACCCACTCGAACGGCACGCCCAACTCCTCGGCCGCGATCTGCACCAGCACCGTGTCGGACCCCTGGCCGATCTCCGCCGCCGCGATGTGCAGCGACACGGCCGTGCCGTCCTCGTGCACGCGGATCATGGCGTTCGAGTGCGGGAAGTCGGAGCGGTAGATCGGATATCCGGCGCCGGACACGAAGCCGCCGCTGCCCACGCCGATCCCTTTGCCCGGCGGCAGATGGCCGCGCTTGGCCCGCCAGTCGGTGGCGTCGCGCGCCTGCTCGAGCGTGCGCGTGAATTCGCACGACGACACGTCGAGCGCGTTCACCGTCCGCGTGTTGGGCTGCATCGCATTCTTCAGCCGGATGTCGATCGGATCGATGCCCAACTCCTCGGCGATCATGTCGAGCAGCGACTCGAACGCGAACCGCGGCTGCGGCACCCCATGTCCGCGAAACGCGCCGCTCGCCGGCAGATTGGTGTAGACGCGCACCCCGTCGTACTTGTAGTTCGGCATCCGGTACAGCGTGGGGAGCATCGATCCGGCGTAGTACGCCGTGATCACCCCGAACGACGTGTACGCGCCGCCATCCAGCACCACGCGCTGCTGCACCGCAGTGATCGTCCCGTCGCGCGTCACGCCGATCTTGAGATCGATGGTCTGCTTGTGCCGCCCCCGGAAGTGCCGGAACATCTCCTCGCGCGAGTACTCCATGAGCACCGGTCGCCCGGTCTTGCGCGACAGGATCGCGGCGCAGAAGTCCAGCGGCGTCGCCTCGGCCTTGACGCCGAACCCGCCACCCACCGCCGGACGGATCACCCGGATGCTGCCCATCGGAATTCCGAGCGTGCGCGACAGCGACCGGTGCAGATAGTGCGGCGTCTGAGTGGACGACCAGAGCGTGAGGCGGTCGCCGTGGGCCTCCCACTGGGCGAGCGCCGCGTGCGGCTCCAGCGGCGCCTGGTACGTGCGATTGCCCACGAACCGCTGCTCGCGCACGAGGTCGGCCTGGGCGAACCCCTGCTCGACGTCGCCGAAATGCCACTCGACCCGCGTATTCACGTTGTTGGCGTAGCGCGGATGCTCGGGATGCACCAGCGGCGCGCCGGGCGCCATCGCCGCCTCCGCGTCGAACACCGCCGGGAGCTCCTGGTATTCCACTTCGATCAGCGCCACCGCGCGCTCCGCCGTCGCCTCGTCCACCGCGGCCACCGCCGCCACCTCGTCGCCGATGTAGCGCACTCGCTCGCGGGCGAAGATCTGCTCGTCCTCGCGCGCCGGGCTCACGCCGTACCACGTGGCGGGAACGTCGTCCGCCGTGATCACGGCCAGCACGCCGGGCAGCGCCCGCGCCTTGCTGACGTCGATCCGCGTGACGATCCCGTGCGCGATCGGACTGCCAAGGATCTTTCCGAAGATGGTGCCCGGCGGGCGATGGTCCGCCGTGTACCTGGCGCGCCCCGTGACTTTGTCCGGCCCGTCGTAGCGGGTCACCCCATGTCCGACGATCGCGTGATCGCGCTTCTGATCGCGCTCGCCCTCGTCGTGCGGATGCGCATCGAGCGGCACGCCGTCGAACTCCTGCCACGACCGCACGGCGCGGATCATCCGCGGATACGTGGCGCAGCGGCAGAGATTCCCGCTCAGCGCGTCCTTGACGTCGTCCTCGCTCGGGGCGGGGTTCCGGTCGATGAGCGCCTTGGCCGACATCAGCGCGCCCGCCGTGCAGAAGCCGCACTGGAGCGCGCCATGCTTGACGAACGCCTTCTGCAGGGGATGCAGATCGCCGCCCGTCGCCAGACCCTCCACGGTCGCGATTGCCTTGCCGTCCGCCTCGACGGCGAGCTGCAGACACGCGTTCACCGGCTCGCCGTCCACGTGCACCGTGCACGCGCCGCAGTCGCCCGTGCCGCAGCCGCGCTTGGTGCCGGTGAGGCCGAGTTCATCGCGCAGCACGGCGAGCAGCGTCGTCCCCGGCGCCACCGCCACGGTGCGCGGCTCGCCGTTCACGTCGAGGCGCACCAGGTGCCCCCCCGTCGTCATGCCACACCGCCCGCCGCGTGCGCACGCGCCGCGGCCTGGGCCAGCGCCCGCCGCACGAGCACGGCGACGATGTCGCGCCGGAACGCCTCCGACCCGCGGATATCCGAGATCGGGAGCGCGGCGTCCGCGCACACCGCGCCGGCCACCGCGAACAGCTCCTCCGTCGCGATCTCGCCCTCGAGCAGGCTCGACACCCGCGGCACCATCAGCGGAACCGGGCCCACGGCGCCCAACGCCACGGACGCGCGCGTGATCCGCGCGCCGGCGAACACCACGCTCGCGGCAGCCGACGCTACGGCGAGCGCCATCCCCCGGCGCAGCGCGAACCGCTGGAAGCTGCTGCCGCTGTGCGGCGCCGCCGCGGGGATGATGATCTCGGCCAGCACTTCCCCCGGTTCGAGCACCGTTCGTCTGGGGCCGGCGAACAGCTCCGCGGCGCCGATGACCCGCTCCCCGGCGCCCGACACGATGCGCAGCCGCGCGTCGCCGACCATGGCGGCCGGCGGCAGGTCGGCGCACGACACCGCGCGACAGAAGTTGCCGCCGATGGTCGCCAGACTCCGGATCTGCGGACTGCCCAGCGACCGCGCGGCCTCGGCGAGTGCCGGCAGCCAACCCTGCACGTCGGCGCTCGCGGCGATCGCGCCCACCGTGGTGAGCGCGCCGATGCGCAGACGGTCGCCGTCGCGCGCGATCCCGCGCAACTCGGCAATGCTCCCGAGCGCGATCAGATGCCTCGCCGTCTCCCGGCCGCGCTGGTAGTCGGGCACCAGCTCGGTGCCGCCCGCCAGGAACGCCGCGTCGCCGCCAAGCCGCTGGCCCAGCGCGCAGGCCTCGGCCAGCGACGCCGGTCGGTGGTACGTGAAGGGCAGGGTGGGCACTCGGCGTCTCAACTCACGACCGCCGCCGACCACGCGACGTCGGAGAGTTCCAACTTCCGGAATCGGAAGCCGCCCCACAGCGCCGCCCCGATCGCGCCGGCGTAGATCGCGGACTCGTCGGTCACGACGTCGGCCGCCCCGGCGCCGGTGCCCGGCGCCTTCTTGCTCATCGCGTCCCGCAGCGCGGCCAGCATCCCCACGTCGCCGGCCAGGCCGCCGCTCACGAACACCGGTCCGTCGAACTGCAGCGACCGCAGCAGCCGCGCGAACCGGTCGGCCATGCTCTGGTGCACGCCGCGCAGGATGTTGGCCGTCGTGATCCCCCGCGACACCATGTTGATCACGTCGGTCTCGGCCAGCACGGCGCAGATCGAACTCACCTTCTCCGGCTCGTCCGCCTGGAGCGACAGCGGCCCGATCTCGTCGTGCGACACGCCCAGATAGCGGGCGATGTTCTCGAGAAACTGCCCCGACCCGGAGGCGCACTGGCTGGTCATCTTGTAGTCCAGCACCCGCCCGTGCTCGTCCATCGCCAGCGCGCGCGTGTGCAGCGCGCCGACATCGAGCACCGCGCGCGCCGGCGGCGCCAGGTGCAGCGCTCCCCGCGCATGCGCCGTCATGCCGTAGAAGTGCCCGGTGGCGAACGGGAACTCCGCCCCCTCGCCCGTCGTCGCGATGTAGTGGATCGCGTCGACCCCGGCCGCGTCGGTGGCCGCCTGGAAGACTTCGTCCACCACCTTCGCCACCACGCGGCGGCGGATGCGCGCCGATTGCTGCGTGAGCATCGTCGCGTCACCGTCGGCGTCCGTTCGCATGATCACCACCTTCACGGCCCCGCTGCCCACGTCGATTCCCGCGCTCACAGTGCGCATCAGGCCACCATCCGGTTGGCGAACAGCGCGGCACCGAGCGCCCCGGTGTAGATGCTGTCCGCCGAAATGTTGATTGTCCGCGCTCCGTAGTTCTCGTCCACCAGATCGCGGATGGCCCCCACGGCCGCGGCATTCTTGGCCACGCCGCCGGTGAAGGTGAACTCGTCGCTCACGCCGCCCGACCGGGCGAGCAGGCTCATCGCGCGGAGAATGATCGCGCGGTGCAATCCAGCCAGGATGTCCTCCCGCTTCTGGCCCAGGCCGAGCAGTTCGCGCAATTCGGCGCCGGCGAACACGGTGCACGTCGAGTTGATCTTCACCGCGTGACGCGATTGCTCGGCCAGCGGCCCCAACTCGTGCAACCCCAGGTTCATCTCATCCGCGATGTAGCCCAGGTACCGCCCGCACCCGGCCGCGCAGCGATCGTTCATCTGGAAGCTCGTCACGATGCCCGCGGGGTCCACCTGGATCGCCTTCGTGTCCTGGCCGCCGATGTCGAGCACGGTGCGCGTGTTCGGAAACAGCTCGTGCGCCCCGAGGCCGTGGCAGAGGATCTCGCTCCGGATCTGCTCCTTGGGAAACGGCAGCCGCGCGCGACCGTAGCCCGTGCCCACGGTCGCCACCGGCGTGAGGTCCGTGGCCACCGCATGGTCCACCGCTTCGGCCAGGCCCTCCGGGGTGCCCACGCGCTTGAGCGCGTCGGCGATGTGATCCCGGAAGTCGAGATCAAGCGGCTCGTTCTCCACCCGGATGATGCACTTGTCGTACACGCCGATCAGCCGGTCGAAGGACACGCCCGTCGGATCGGCCACCTCCTCGGCAATGCGCATGAACGCCGAGCCGGCCGCGTCGCGGAAGAAGTCGGAGCGCGTGGCCGGTGGCTCCTGGAAGAGCGCCACCTCCTCATCCGCGATCCGGCCACAGATCCGCTCCAACGCCTCGGTGAACGCGGCGCGCAGGTCGCTCGGCGCCGAGCGGTCCACCTCTTCGCGCATCAACTCTTCGAGCCGCCGCAACTGATGCAGCATCTGCTCGAGCACGAACGCACGCCGGAGACGGGCCACGGCGTCCTCGCGCTCGGCGCCCGACAGCCGCTGCTGGATCAGCCCGAACCGCGCGTTGATCAGCGCCTCGGTGCGCGCCACTGCCGCCGCCAGATCGTAGTTGGAGCGCGAATTGGTGATCCCGCGCCCGAGCATCGCGCCGTTCCCGTCCAGGACGACGGCCTTGGTCGTCGTCGAGCCGAGGTCGATCCCGATCACGCAGCTCATGCGGCCGACCTCCGTCTGGCGTCGATCATCTGGAAGTAGCTCTCGAGCCGGTTCTTGATGTTGGCCGACGAGAAGTACCGCGGATCCACCAGGTCGCTCTCGATGAACGCGCCGGGAACCCCCGTCCGCTTCTCCACCTCGCGCAGGATCATCAGCTGCCCGGCCGAGAACGAGTTGCACGACTTGATGGAATTGATCACGAAGCCGTCCGCCTCGTACTCCCGGATGTACCGCGCGATCGTGTCGATGCGCGACGGGAGATTGAGGTTCGTGTAGCACCCGCTGCAGTAGTCGGCCATCGTGCCGAGCGGGTCGTTGGGATCGTGGCGGAAGCCGGTGTCGTACGTCCCACCCACCTTGGTGTACGTGGACGCCACCACCACCGCCTTCTCGTCGGTGAACATCTTCCAGAAGTCCCGGAAGTGCGTCCAGCTCGGCGGCCCCTCCACCACCAGCCGGTAACGCTGGTCGTCGAGCGAGCCCGAGGGCGTGATCGGACCCAGCCCCGCCGCGGCGCGCGCCTCGATCTCCTCGCGCAGCGCGCGGTAGTACTCCACCCCCTCCTCCGTGCCGCGGAAGGCGCTGAAGATCGGCCCCACGTAGTACACCGTGCCGAAGTAGCCGTCGATCGGACTCGGCCGCTGCTTCGCCGATTCCAGCACGGCCACCAGGTCGTCCTCGGCGCGCGCCGAGAGCGCCAGGCGGCGGCGCAGTTCCTCCTCGTCGTACTTGCGGCCGGTGGCCTTCTCCAGCGCCGGGATCACCGTGTCGCGGAGCTGCCGGATCATGTACTCGCGATGCTCCGGCTCCAGCACGCCGTCGCCCTGATAGGGCACGTGAAAGAACACCGCCGGACAGTCGTACTCCTCGCGCAGCAGTTCGAACCACTTCATGAACGTGTAACACCCCGTGTACGACAGCAGCAGCAGGTCGGGCTTGGGCAGCTTGGTGCCCGCCGGCGAGATGTTGCCCGACTTCATCATGCCGATGTCACACTTCACGTACGCGCACACGTCCTCCGAGTGCCCCGACCGCTCCGCTTCGGCGATGTACTCCCCCGACTGCTTGCGCATGCCCGATTGCAGCGCGTTGATCTCGGGCAGCACGGGCAGGGCCCCGAACGAGCGGATGAGCTCCGTGAGATTGCCCGGCACGAACGTGTAGACCACGGGCTCGTGCCGCTCCGGGGCCTGCTCCAACCGCGCGAAGTGCTGCGCGATCATCTCCTTCTGGAGCAGCATCGATTGATCCTTGAGCACCTCGGCCATCAGGCAGCCCCCCAGAGCTTGAGCGAATCGGAGAACGTTCCGGCCTGCTCGCGGAACTGCTGGAACTGGCCCGTGTTCTCCGCATACTTGAACGCGATGCACGGCAACCCCGCGCGCTCGGCGCCGTTGCGCAGCATCGGCTGGTCGAGCAGCGCCGGATCGCAGAAGCTGGGCGTCGCGAAGATGATCCCGTCGGCGTGCGCGGCGGCGGCACGCTGCTTCATGAGGTTGCGCTTGCCGTCCGGATCGCCCTCGAACAGCACCGAGGTCTTGAGGTCGTTGCGCACGAACGCGTCGGCCAGATTGCGCAGCGGATCGCCGTCCAGCGGCACATCGCGCGTCATGAACCGGTCGCCGAGCAGGAAGTCATCGTCCACCACGTAGCAGCCGGCCTTCTCGATCGACTTGATCAGCCCCAACGGCGGCTGCTCGCAGAACGCGCCGGCGATCACCACCCGGCTGTTGTCGCGCGGCCGGCGGCGGTCGGCATTCACGCCGTCCAGGTATTCGCCCACCCGGGCGATGAACTCCTCCGGCGGCACCACCTCGCCGGCACGGAGCAGCAGGTACAGCTCCTCGGTGGGAACGTCCCACGGCCGCTCCTGCCGCGCCGCGTACAACGCCCGGATCGCCGAGCGCATCGCGTTGTACAGCCCGATCGATGCCGCGAGGTCCTCGGGCGTCGGCACCTTTCCCGAAACCGCGCCCAGGTCGTTCACCAGACGGTGCAACTCCCCTTCATAGAACTGCGCCGCGGCCGCCGCGTCGGGCACCTGCGGGATGTCGATGTAGCGGACGTACGTGTCGGGGTACAGCAGCTTCCACATGCCCGACAGGTTGCGGATGACGTCGCACGTGGACGGAAAGAGCACCGCCGAGAGCATGTCCAGCCGCCCAGACTGCGCCAGCTCGATGACCGACCGCGGCAGGTGGCAGATGTACGACTGATAGAAGGCGTCGCCGCGGATGATCTCCAGGCGGTCGCCGCCGCCGTGGATCCCAACGGGCAGGAAGCCGCAGGCGTGAAGGAGCTCGCGGGGGACGTAGACGGGCAGATATCCGGCGGCCTTGCTCCCCGGATGCTGATCGAGCCAGCGGTGCACCGTACCGAAATCGAGATCCTCGTACAGCTCACGCGCCCAGTCGACGACAGTGGCTCGAGACACTCGGCCTCCTTATGGAGGGGACCCGGTTGGGGGAAGAGACGCCGCCGCTTGACGGCCCTGTCCGCGACGTTTCTATTTCGAACGAACGTTCGACCGGTTATAATGGGACCGATGGTCGAACTGTCAATA
Above is a genomic segment from Gemmatimonadaceae bacterium containing:
- a CDS encoding thiolase family protein gives rise to the protein MSNVQFETVYIPYGAYWSSPFCAWQGSFATLAPIPLAAELARRALDERGIAASDIDGMSLGTTVASKGSFYGAPWFAGLAGLGHISGPTINQACATSARCVVEGAQELTSGSANVYLAAAVDRTSNGPHVYYPNPGGAGGTGEHEDLVLDSFGHDPYAKNSMLQTAENVARESAITRQAQEEMTLLRYAQYARALADDGAFLGRFMVRPVEVKRGKKVVATVTGDEGVFPTTAAGLAALRPVTEGGSVTFGTQTHPADGSAGMVLTGNRDRARALSRDEHVEVRLLSFGQARVKPGFMPMAIVPAAQTALARAGIAAGQLASTTTHNPFAVNDVLLARSLQLDPEKMNRFGSSLVWGHPQGPTGLRAIIELVEDLVTQGGGYGLFTGCAAGDSAAAVVVKVDIR
- the bcrD gene encoding benzoyl-CoA reductase subunit D is translated as MRTVSAGIDVGSGAVKVVIMRTDADGDATMLTQQSARIRRRVVAKVVDEVFQAATDAAGVDAIHYIATTGEGAEFPFATGHFYGMTAHARGALHLAPPARAVLDVGALHTRALAMDEHGRVLDYKMTSQCASGSGQFLENIARYLGVSHDEIGPLSLQADEPEKVSSICAVLAETDVINMVSRGITTANILRGVHQSMADRFARLLRSLQFDGPVFVSGGLAGDVGMLAALRDAMSKKAPGTGAGAADVVTDESAIYAGAIGAALWGGFRFRKLELSDVAWSAAVVS
- the bcrB gene encoding benzoyl-CoA reductase subunit B yields the protein MAEVLKDQSMLLQKEMIAQHFARLEQAPERHEPVVYTFVPGNLTELIRSFGALPVLPEINALQSGMRKQSGEYIAEAERSGHSEDVCAYVKCDIGMMKSGNISPAGTKLPKPDLLLLSYTGCYTFMKWFELLREEYDCPAVFFHVPYQGDGVLEPEHREYMIRQLRDTVIPALEKATGRKYDEEELRRRLALSARAEDDLVAVLESAKQRPSPIDGYFGTVYYVGPIFSAFRGTEEGVEYYRALREEIEARAAAGLGPITPSGSLDDQRYRLVVEGPPSWTHFRDFWKMFTDEKAVVVASTYTKVGGTYDTGFRHDPNDPLGTMADYCSGCYTNLNLPSRIDTIARYIREYEADGFVINSIKSCNSFSAGQLMILREVEKRTGVPGAFIESDLVDPRYFSSANIKNRLESYFQMIDARRRSAA
- a CDS encoding BadF/BadG/BcrA/BcrD ATPase family protein, whose product is MSCVIGIDLGSTTTKAVVLDGNGAMLGRGITNSRSNYDLAAAVARTEALINARFGLIQQRLSGAEREDAVARLRRAFVLEQMLHQLRRLEELMREEVDRSAPSDLRAAFTEALERICGRIADEEVALFQEPPATRSDFFRDAAGSAFMRIAEEVADPTGVSFDRLIGVYDKCIIRVENEPLDLDFRDHIADALKRVGTPEGLAEAVDHAVATDLTPVATVGTGYGRARLPFPKEQIRSEILCHGLGAHELFPNTRTVLDIGGQDTKAIQVDPAGIVTSFQMNDRCAAGCGRYLGYIADEMNLGLHELGPLAEQSRHAVKINSTCTVFAGAELRELLGLGQKREDILAGLHRAIILRAMSLLARSGGVSDEFTFTGGVAKNAAAVGAIRDLVDENYGARTINISADSIYTGALGAALFANRMVA
- a CDS encoding xanthine dehydrogenase family protein subunit M — encoded protein: MPTLPFTYHRPASLAEACALGQRLGGDAAFLAGGTELVPDYQRGRETARHLIALGSIAELRGIARDGDRLRIGALTTVGAIAASADVQGWLPALAEAARSLGSPQIRSLATIGGNFCRAVSCADLPPAAMVGDARLRIVSGAGERVIGAAELFAGPRRTVLEPGEVLAEIIIPAAAPHSGSSFQRFALRRGMALAVASAAASVVFAGARITRASVALGAVGPVPLMVPRVSSLLEGEIATEELFAVAGAVCADAALPISDIRGSEAFRRDIVAVLVRRALAQAAARAHAAGGVA
- the bcrC gene encoding benzoyl-CoA reductase subunit C; translated protein: MSRATVVDWARELYEDLDFGTVHRWLDQHPGSKAAGYLPVYVPRELLHACGFLPVGIHGGGDRLEIIRGDAFYQSYICHLPRSVIELAQSGRLDMLSAVLFPSTCDVIRNLSGMWKLLYPDTYVRYIDIPQVPDAAAAAQFYEGELHRLVNDLGAVSGKVPTPEDLAASIGLYNAMRSAIRALYAARQERPWDVPTEELYLLLRAGEVVPPEEFIARVGEYLDGVNADRRRPRDNSRVVIAGAFCEQPPLGLIKSIEKAGCYVVDDDFLLGDRFMTRDVPLDGDPLRNLADAFVRNDLKTSVLFEGDPDGKRNLMKQRAAAAHADGIIFATPSFCDPALLDQPMLRNGAERAGLPCIAFKYAENTGQFQQFREQAGTFSDSLKLWGAA
- a CDS encoding TetR/AcrR family transcriptional regulator — its product is MNPNSSDDTSTAPRRRGPRAATQQKLETLLETAAALIADKGFEATSMRDVSRALGVSLAGLYHYFDSKEELLYQIQYRTFAALLAAQEERASQPGTPEERLRRLVIGHLAFFTSHPNELKVCTYELASLQGERYETTESLRRRYYHLFTAVVSALMGEAGDATSRRSRHAALFAFGMLNWIFMWYDPARYGTVEEIGEEMIDLILNGVRKR
- a CDS encoding molybdopterin cofactor-binding domain-containing protein codes for the protein MTTGGHLVRLDVNGEPRTVAVAPGTTLLAVLRDELGLTGTKRGCGTGDCGACTVHVDGEPVNACLQLAVEADGKAIATVEGLATGGDLHPLQKAFVKHGALQCGFCTAGALMSAKALIDRNPAPSEDDVKDALSGNLCRCATYPRMIRAVRSWQEFDGVPLDAHPHDEGERDQKRDHAIVGHGVTRYDGPDKVTGRARYTADHRPPGTIFGKILGSPIAHGIVTRIDVSKARALPGVLAVITADDVPATWYGVSPAREDEQIFARERVRYIGDEVAAVAAVDEATAERAVALIEVEYQELPAVFDAEAAMAPGAPLVHPEHPRYANNVNTRVEWHFGDVEQGFAQADLVREQRFVGNRTYQAPLEPHAALAQWEAHGDRLTLWSSTQTPHYLHRSLSRTLGIPMGSIRVIRPAVGGGFGVKAEATPLDFCAAILSRKTGRPVLMEYSREEMFRHFRGRHKQTIDLKIGVTRDGTITAVQQRVVLDGGAYTSFGVITAYYAGSMLPTLYRMPNYKYDGVRVYTNLPASGAFRGHGVPQPRFAFESLLDMIAEELGIDPIDIRLKNAMQPNTRTVNALDVSSCEFTRTLEQARDATDWRAKRGHLPPGKGIGVGSGGFVSGAGYPIYRSDFPHSNAMIRVHEDGTAVSLHIAAAEIGQGSDTVLVQIAAEELGVPFEWVWMAECDSTLSPLDLGSYSSRVTLMGGNAVREAALVVKRQVLEAAARALACDVGSLVARSGRVFVAQFPTVGMDWAAAARLAFAKHGPIVGTGSYQPPKDLGGGFKGSAVGTSPAYSFSTAIAEVTVDLETGFVSVDRVTDFSDAGTVINPLTFHGQVEGSIIMGLGETLMEDTVVGAGGRLVNPNLHDYLIPTICDAPQMRSVAVESYEPRGPFGAKEIGEGSLLPMLGAIANAIYDACGVRVTELPITAEKILHGLKQRATSPAAARAPASDAGPALGARSR